In the genome of Oscillospiraceae bacterium, one region contains:
- the purD gene encoding phosphoribosylamine--glycine ligase, with protein sequence MNILVIGSGGREHAIIKKLAESKHTPLLFCAPGNAGITQEATCLDIGAMDFDGIVKAAKEHQIELVVVGPDDPLCAGLVDRLENEGIAAFGPNKAAAAIEGSKVFSKYLMKKYGIPTAAYESFDNFEAALAYVKAQNKYPTVIKADGLALGKGVIIAKDEQEAVDALKTMFLDKAFGASGEKIVIEEFLTGVEISMLTFCDGRTIRPMATAKDHKKIFDRDQGPNTGGMGTIAPHPLYTPGVAAIIEKKIFQPTLKALISEGIDFKGVIFFGLILTADGPKMFEYNARFGDPETQVVLPLLDGDLVDIMFAVREQHLAEVEFSVKPGCAACVVLASGGYPGHYEKGYEIIGLDKCGAIVYHAGTKLKDGKIVTNGGRVLGVTATGDDLQIALNRAYEAAKKINFQGKYCRNDIGVLY encoded by the coding sequence ATGAACATTCTTGTGATCGGCTCGGGCGGACGTGAACACGCCATTATCAAAAAGCTGGCTGAATCCAAGCATACGCCGTTGCTGTTCTGCGCGCCCGGGAACGCCGGAATCACGCAGGAAGCAACTTGCCTTGACATCGGGGCGATGGATTTTGACGGGATTGTCAAAGCAGCGAAAGAACACCAAATTGAGCTTGTAGTCGTCGGGCCTGACGACCCGCTTTGCGCGGGGCTTGTCGACCGGCTTGAAAACGAGGGTATCGCGGCATTCGGGCCGAATAAGGCCGCCGCTGCCATCGAGGGCAGCAAGGTCTTTTCGAAATATTTGATGAAAAAATATGGCATCCCGACCGCCGCCTATGAGTCGTTTGACAACTTCGAAGCCGCACTTGCCTATGTGAAAGCGCAAAATAAATACCCGACTGTAATCAAAGCCGATGGGTTGGCACTCGGCAAAGGCGTGATCATTGCGAAAGACGAGCAGGAAGCCGTTGACGCTTTAAAAACCATGTTTTTGGATAAGGCGTTCGGCGCTTCGGGCGAAAAGATCGTCATCGAAGAGTTCTTAACAGGCGTCGAGATCAGCATGCTGACATTCTGCGACGGTAGGACCATACGCCCGATGGCGACCGCCAAAGACCACAAGAAGATTTTCGACCGTGACCAGGGCCCGAACACCGGCGGAATGGGCACTATTGCCCCCCACCCCCTTTATACACCGGGAGTGGCGGCAATCATCGAGAAAAAGATATTCCAACCCACTTTGAAAGCTCTTATTTCCGAGGGAATTGACTTCAAAGGTGTTATCTTTTTTGGATTGATATTGACCGCTGACGGCCCCAAAATGTTTGAATACAACGCCCGTTTCGGCGACCCAGAGACTCAGGTAGTGCTGCCGTTGCTCGACGGAGATCTGGTCGACATCATGTTTGCCGTGCGCGAACAGCATTTGGCTGAGGTGGAATTTTCGGTCAAACCCGGCTGTGCGGCCTGCGTCGTGCTTGCCAGCGGCGGGTATCCCGGTCATTATGAAAAGGGTTATGAGATTATCGGACTTGATAAATGCGGTGCGATTGTTTACCACGCAGGAACCAAGCTCAAGGACGGAAAAATCGTGACCAACGGCGGACGGGTGCTCGGTGTCACCGCGACCGGGGACGATTTGCAAATAGCTTTG